Proteins co-encoded in one Saprospira grandis genomic window:
- a CDS encoding class I SAM-dependent methyltransferase produces MGTAHKDSREQASSMDQYYKFQSKIYDLTRWSFLFGRVEVIKDIPLERNASIKILEVGCGTGFNTKILAETFPAAEIKAYEVSTDMVDIASKKVAPFGQRVQVVHEPYGQDAEGQNGQYDAILFSYSLTMINPQWEDLLKQAKKDLKVGGYIAVVDFHDSKQGWFKSHMGNHHVRMDGHLRPFLRDNFEPIVNKVRSAYMGVWEYISFVGKKQ; encoded by the coding sequence ATGGGAACAGCACATAAAGACTCGAGAGAGCAAGCGAGTAGTATGGACCAGTACTACAAATTTCAGTCAAAAATTTATGATCTAACGCGATGGAGTTTTCTCTTTGGTCGGGTAGAAGTCATTAAAGACATTCCCTTAGAGCGGAATGCCTCGATAAAGATCTTGGAAGTAGGATGTGGGACGGGATTCAATACGAAGATATTGGCCGAGACCTTTCCTGCTGCGGAGATCAAGGCCTATGAGGTCTCTACGGATATGGTCGATATAGCTAGTAAGAAGGTGGCTCCATTTGGTCAGCGGGTGCAGGTCGTGCATGAGCCTTATGGCCAGGATGCGGAGGGGCAAAACGGGCAGTATGATGCTATTTTGTTTTCTTATTCATTGACCATGATCAACCCACAGTGGGAAGACTTATTGAAGCAGGCCAAGAAAGACCTCAAAGTAGGGGGATATATAGCGGTAGTAGATTTTCATGACAGCAAGCAGGGCTGGTTCAAGAGTCACATGGGGAATCATCATGTGCGGATGGACGGGCATTTGCGTCCTTTTTTGCGAGACAACTTTGAGCCTATAGTGAACAAAGTGCGGTCGGCTTATATGGGGGTATGGGAATACATTAGTTTTGTAGGCAAGAAGCAGTAA
- a CDS encoding lipopolysaccharide biosynthesis protein has product MLAPLLERLRSFSFFDVFKHSSIYFLGTLLTQGLGIISLPVFTYFMDEAEYGVASIFLSYVNLVSVLLSFNLHLSISRYFHEDKPDVKGFVSTVLSATGLINLALGGLVYYFRTPIAAYINLPAETIIYLLLTGYIGVLYYIFFQLKREQQKSVELTVVNVFWQYGKFALAAVGMYLLHETGRVYMGKIIGEMLAGGFFALIFIWRIWPFVRLFQLESKHFKYALAYGLPLIPYSIGGYLLNSFDQWLINSELGHAEAGLYSFAYKIGMLLLGLITALQNAANPAYHRIMNEQRYEQLGPQVYSIHKLSLLGGVFLLLFAVDLASLLLSFSKNNFQQSLYIVPIIILGYIFYSMSLLYNRYIQYQKVNIYLTVILLASALGNLGLNLYFIPLYGYQAAAYTTLVSYMIMFLLSWLVCDYWLKAPRLPLGKMLLSLLPVLGITLLYYGLGWDQKALELGNMALKLLCFALFAALIFGQSIQRMLQKGS; this is encoded by the coding sequence ATGCTGGCCCCGCTTTTAGAGCGTTTGCGCTCTTTTTCTTTCTTCGATGTGTTTAAACATTCTAGCATCTACTTTTTGGGTACCCTGCTGACCCAAGGCCTTGGCATTATTTCTCTGCCGGTCTTTACCTATTTTATGGATGAGGCCGAATATGGGGTGGCTAGCATTTTTCTCTCTTATGTCAATTTGGTCTCGGTGCTGCTCTCCTTCAATCTGCATTTGTCTATTAGCCGCTATTTTCATGAGGATAAGCCAGATGTAAAGGGCTTTGTGAGTACGGTCCTATCGGCCACAGGACTCATTAATTTGGCCCTGGGAGGACTGGTCTATTATTTTAGGACGCCCATCGCCGCCTATATCAATTTGCCCGCAGAAACAATTATTTATTTGCTGCTCACGGGCTATATAGGGGTGCTTTATTACATTTTCTTTCAGCTCAAAAGAGAGCAGCAAAAGAGTGTGGAACTCACAGTTGTCAATGTTTTTTGGCAGTACGGCAAGTTCGCTTTGGCTGCGGTAGGGATGTATCTTTTGCATGAAACGGGCCGGGTCTATATGGGCAAAATTATCGGAGAGATGCTGGCCGGGGGCTTTTTTGCCCTGATTTTTATCTGGCGCATCTGGCCTTTTGTCCGCCTTTTTCAGTTAGAAAGCAAGCATTTTAAGTATGCTTTGGCCTATGGCCTTCCCCTGATTCCCTATTCCATTGGGGGCTATTTGCTCAATTCTTTCGACCAATGGCTGATTAACAGCGAACTGGGCCATGCCGAGGCGGGCCTCTATAGTTTTGCCTACAAAATCGGTATGCTCTTGCTGGGCCTGATTACCGCCCTGCAAAATGCGGCTAATCCCGCTTATCACCGAATCATGAATGAGCAAAGGTATGAGCAATTGGGCCCTCAGGTCTATAGTATCCATAAGTTGAGTTTGCTGGGGGGCGTTTTTCTCCTCCTTTTTGCGGTCGATTTGGCCAGTTTGCTGCTCAGTTTTAGCAAAAATAATTTTCAGCAGTCGCTTTATATTGTGCCGATCATTATTCTAGGCTACATTTTTTATAGTATGTCGCTGCTCTACAACCGCTATATTCAGTACCAAAAGGTCAATATTTACCTAACGGTTATTTTGCTGGCCTCGGCCTTGGGCAATTTAGGCCTCAACCTCTATTTTATTCCGCTTTATGGTTATCAGGCGGCGGCTTATACCACCTTGGTTTCCTATATGATTATGTTTTTACTCAGTTGGTTGGTCTGCGATTATTGGCTGAAAGCGCCCCGCCTGCCTTTGGGCAAAATGCTCTTGAGTTTGCTGCCCGTTTTGGGCATTACGCTTTTATATTACGGCTTGGGTTGGGACCAAAAAGCCCTAGAACTAGGCAATATGGCCCTCAAACTGCTTTGTTTTGCCCTTTTTGCCGCCCTCATTTTTGGCCAATCTATTCAAAGAATGCTGCAAAAAGGAAGCTAG
- a CDS encoding ribose-phosphate pyrophosphokinase, with amino-acid sequence MELVSDVKLFSGQNSRYLAERIVDYYGQPLGDMSIERFSDGEFQANIKESVRGAYVFFIQSTFAPTENLMELLLMIDAAKRASAGYITAVIPYFGFARQDRKDKPRVAIGAKLVANLLMAAGANRIMTMDLHADQIQGFFDIPVDHLKSEGIFFEYLEDLDTSNLIFASPDVGSTKRARVYAQHFDCGLVICDKYRKKANEIAEMTVIGDVEGKDVILVDDIIDTAGTLCTAAQALIDKGARSVRAVCTHAVLSGPAYERLEKSVLTELVVSDTIPLKEKSEKIKVVSTAKLFSRAIRNTHEHRSISALFVEKRKSTYSK; translated from the coding sequence ATGGAACTCGTTAGTGATGTAAAACTTTTTTCTGGGCAAAATTCTCGTTATCTGGCCGAGCGGATTGTAGACTACTATGGTCAGCCTTTGGGAGACATGAGTATTGAGCGTTTTTCGGATGGAGAATTTCAGGCAAACATCAAAGAATCGGTTCGTGGTGCCTATGTATTTTTCATTCAGTCTACTTTTGCGCCTACAGAAAACCTCATGGAATTGCTTTTAATGATTGATGCGGCCAAGCGGGCTTCTGCTGGTTACATCACGGCTGTAATTCCATATTTTGGTTTTGCCCGACAGGATCGCAAGGACAAGCCGAGGGTAGCTATTGGGGCCAAGTTGGTGGCTAATTTACTCATGGCGGCTGGGGCCAATCGGATTATGACCATGGACCTACATGCCGATCAGATTCAGGGATTTTTTGATATTCCCGTAGACCACCTAAAGAGTGAGGGGATCTTCTTTGAGTATTTGGAAGACCTAGACACCTCTAACCTCATTTTTGCTTCTCCGGATGTGGGCAGTACCAAAAGAGCGAGAGTCTATGCGCAGCATTTTGATTGTGGGCTAGTCATTTGCGACAAATACCGCAAAAAGGCCAATGAAATTGCCGAGATGACCGTAATTGGAGATGTAGAAGGCAAGGATGTTATTTTGGTTGATGACATTATTGATACGGCAGGGACCTTATGCACAGCGGCCCAGGCCTTAATAGACAAGGGGGCGCGTTCGGTGCGGGCGGTTTGTACGCATGCGGTACTTTCTGGCCCAGCTTATGAGCGCCTAGAAAAGTCAGTTTTGACCGAATTGGTGGTTTCGGATACGATTCCACTGAAAGAAAAGAGTGAAAAAATCAAGGTAGTATCTACGGCTAAGTTATTTTCTCGGGCCATCAGGAACACCCATGAGCATCGTTCTATTTCGGCACTTTTTGTAGAAAAGCGAAAATCAACTTATAGTAAATAG
- a CDS encoding sensor histidine kinase has translation MNRSSIIGIVGVMSIALLGIFGVQVYSIQRAIMLNAELFDNNIHAALEHVVSKLEQADIKRMAEMYDLPKLSEGQDLGRDLRTLAEVEAIHTSLIYQDTNNQAVSVDTFEVEGVGRLQTVFFSREKRSRSWKKGGGQAFMTQFKTYFTHHSLVQNIPLTDRLDWSKLNRLIEIELSKKGVEGPYAYGVYDVRADSFLRLNPICKKAEQKAYLKKEDFKYMASLYPSLEEETARIYIDFPYKQYHIWQSLLANIILTIFFTGIVSFIFYYTIHIILKQKKLSEMKSDFLSNMTHEFKTPIATISLATDAVRNFVKMGKVDKAERFIHIIKEENERMNSQVGKVLQMARIDKKEFSLNMEIIDAHQIMRDAAEKIMLQLAQKDGQVELDLQASLHELEADETHFTNVIHNLLDNANKYSPEKPHIILHSRDASGGIKITVEDHGLGISKEARRHIFDKFYRVPTGDIHDIKGFGLGLSYVKAIVTAHAGHIEVKSEEGKGSKFTLFFPYKHQED, from the coding sequence ATGAATCGATCGTCTATTATAGGAATTGTTGGGGTGATGAGCATTGCTCTTTTGGGGATCTTTGGCGTACAAGTCTATTCGATCCAGCGGGCGATTATGCTCAATGCCGAGCTTTTTGACAATAATATTCATGCGGCTTTGGAGCATGTGGTGTCTAAATTGGAGCAGGCCGATATTAAGCGGATGGCGGAAATGTACGACCTCCCTAAACTATCGGAAGGGCAAGATTTGGGGCGGGATCTGCGGACCTTGGCTGAGGTAGAGGCCATACACACCTCTTTGATTTACCAGGATACCAACAATCAGGCGGTTTCTGTAGACACCTTTGAGGTGGAGGGCGTTGGGCGTTTGCAAACGGTATTTTTTAGCCGAGAGAAGAGGAGTCGAAGCTGGAAAAAAGGGGGGGGGCAAGCCTTTATGACCCAATTTAAGACCTATTTTACCCACCATAGTTTGGTCCAAAATATTCCTTTGACGGATCGTTTGGATTGGTCTAAGCTCAACCGATTGATTGAAATTGAGCTGAGCAAAAAAGGAGTAGAGGGCCCCTATGCCTATGGCGTTTATGATGTGCGGGCCGACAGCTTTTTGCGCCTGAACCCCATTTGCAAAAAGGCCGAGCAGAAAGCCTATCTGAAGAAAGAAGACTTTAAATATATGGCGAGTTTGTACCCTTCTTTGGAGGAGGAAACGGCTCGGATCTATATTGATTTTCCCTATAAGCAGTATCATATTTGGCAGAGCTTATTGGCCAATATTATTCTGACCATCTTTTTTACGGGAATTGTGAGTTTTATCTTTTATTATACAATTCATATTATCTTGAAACAAAAGAAGTTGTCTGAAATGAAGAGCGACTTTTTGAGTAATATGACGCATGAATTTAAGACGCCTATTGCCACTATTTCATTGGCCACCGATGCCGTGCGCAACTTTGTGAAAATGGGCAAGGTGGATAAGGCCGAGCGCTTTATCCATATTATTAAGGAAGAAAATGAGCGGATGAACTCGCAGGTGGGTAAGGTCTTGCAGATGGCGAGAATAGACAAAAAAGAGTTCTCTTTAAATATGGAAATCATTGATGCTCACCAGATTATGCGAGATGCGGCTGAGAAGATCATGCTGCAATTGGCCCAAAAAGATGGGCAGGTAGAGCTGGACTTACAGGCTAGCCTGCATGAACTAGAAGCCGATGAAACGCATTTTACTAATGTGATTCACAATTTGCTGGATAATGCCAATAAATACTCTCCTGAAAAACCGCATATTATTTTGCATAGCCGCGATGCTTCTGGCGGAATCAAAATTACGGTAGAAGATCATGGTTTGGGCATTTCTAAGGAGGCTCGCCGACATATTTTTGATAAATTTTATCGGGTGCCCACAGGCGATATTCACGATATTAAGGGCTTTGGTTTGGGCCTTAGTTATGTGAAAGCCATTGTGACGGCCCATGCTGGACATATTGAGGTGAAAAGTGAAGAGGGCAAGGGGAGCAAGTTTACGCTTTTCTTTCCCTATAAACACCAAGAGGATTAA
- a CDS encoding DUF3419 family protein has protein sequence MINHFRDWVFKNVHGGSLVYNICWEDPRCDRELMQIEPDSEIVMITSAGCNALDYLLDDPKAIHCIDLNSRQNALLEFKKSLFKHSSYDELYDYFGDGKHAQAEEVYRQQLRPHLPAYAQEFWDQKMSYFEGKGPKKSFYYRGSSGTLAWLFVRYMQMRPSLHSKVLKLLKAETLEEQEQYFEQVERKLFNKAVRWTISRHFSLALAGVPRAQRRLITEEYPGGVSSFVVDAVRHVFTELDIKENYFWQVYVNGHYTKDCCPSYLREENYLSLRERADNIHTHTTSFSQFLKDNPGKYSHYVLLDHQDWLAAHDVPALEEEWQCILANSRPGTKILMRSAAMRIDFFPDFVKERVSWVSSEDELKESHFQDRVGTYGSVYLGTVK, from the coding sequence ATGATTAACCATTTTAGAGATTGGGTATTTAAGAATGTGCATGGTGGAAGCCTTGTTTACAACATTTGTTGGGAAGACCCTCGTTGCGATCGTGAATTGATGCAAATTGAGCCAGATAGCGAGATTGTGATGATTACGAGTGCGGGTTGCAATGCCCTAGATTATCTGTTGGATGACCCCAAGGCCATTCATTGTATTGATTTAAATTCTCGGCAGAATGCCTTATTAGAATTTAAGAAGAGCTTATTTAAGCACAGCTCTTATGATGAGTTGTACGACTACTTTGGCGATGGCAAGCATGCGCAGGCGGAGGAAGTCTATCGGCAGCAATTGCGTCCGCATTTGCCGGCTTATGCGCAGGAATTTTGGGACCAAAAGATGAGCTACTTTGAGGGCAAGGGGCCTAAGAAGAGTTTTTATTATAGAGGATCTTCGGGGACATTAGCCTGGTTGTTTGTGCGTTATATGCAGATGCGGCCTAGTTTGCACAGCAAGGTATTGAAATTGCTCAAGGCGGAGACCTTAGAAGAGCAGGAGCAATATTTTGAGCAGGTAGAGCGCAAATTGTTTAACAAGGCGGTACGTTGGACCATCAGTCGGCATTTTTCTTTGGCCTTGGCGGGTGTACCTAGAGCGCAGCGTCGGTTGATTACGGAAGAATATCCTGGGGGGGTGAGTAGTTTTGTGGTGGATGCGGTTCGGCATGTATTTACGGAATTGGACATCAAGGAGAACTACTTTTGGCAGGTCTATGTGAATGGGCATTATACCAAAGATTGCTGTCCGAGTTATTTGCGGGAGGAGAACTATTTATCATTGCGAGAGCGGGCGGACAACATCCATACGCATACTACAAGTTTTTCTCAGTTTCTGAAGGACAATCCGGGTAAATACAGTCATTATGTACTATTGGACCATCAGGATTGGTTGGCGGCGCATGATGTGCCTGCTTTAGAGGAAGAGTGGCAGTGTATTTTGGCGAACAGTCGGCCGGGCACAAAAATCTTGATGCGTTCTGCGGCTATGCGGATCGACTTCTTTCCTGATTTTGTGAAAGAGCGGGTTAGTTGGGTTTCATCGGAGGATGAATTGAAGGAAAGTCATTTTCAGGATCGGGTAGGGACTTATGGCAGTGTTTATTTAGGGACAGTGAAATAA
- a CDS encoding response regulator transcription factor: MTDNNKILLVEDDRNFGDVLSSYLEMNDFDVVLATDGEQGLEKFKEGQYDLCIFDVMMPKKDGLSLAKDVRQLDQEIPIIFLTAKTMKEDVIKGFKAGADDYISKPFTSEELLYRIQAVLKRSQRSEQKDRSAKEFEFGRFHFDYPLRILTFTAADGSTAEDKLSPKEAELLKMFCVYVNDVLPRSVALKEIWGEDNYFTARSMDVFVTKLRKYLKPDENIEIVNIHGNGFQLRVQAAEKA; this comes from the coding sequence ATGACTGATAACAATAAAATCCTACTGGTAGAGGATGACCGCAACTTTGGCGATGTATTATCTTCTTACCTAGAAATGAATGACTTTGATGTCGTTTTGGCTACAGACGGCGAACAAGGGCTCGAAAAATTTAAGGAAGGGCAGTATGACCTTTGCATCTTTGATGTGATGATGCCTAAAAAAGATGGCCTTTCTTTGGCCAAGGATGTCCGACAACTGGACCAAGAGATTCCGATTATCTTCCTCACGGCCAAAACCATGAAGGAGGATGTCATCAAGGGATTTAAGGCTGGGGCCGATGATTATATCTCTAAGCCCTTTACCTCTGAGGAGTTGCTCTATCGCATTCAGGCGGTGCTCAAGCGCAGCCAAAGAAGTGAGCAGAAGGATCGCTCGGCCAAGGAGTTTGAGTTTGGCCGCTTCCATTTTGATTATCCCTTGCGCATTTTGACCTTCACGGCAGCCGATGGCAGTACGGCAGAGGACAAATTGTCACCCAAGGAGGCGGAGTTGCTCAAAATGTTCTGCGTTTATGTCAATGACGTTTTGCCCCGCTCGGTAGCCCTCAAAGAAATTTGGGGAGAGGACAACTACTTTACGGCCCGTTCTATGGATGTATTTGTGACTAAGTTGCGCAAATATCTCAAGCCCGATGAAAATATCGAGATTGTCAATATTCATGGCAATGGCTTTCAGTTGCGGGTACAGGCTGCAGAAAAGGCCTAG
- a CDS encoding class I SAM-dependent methyltransferase, translated as MKKKSLFRKGLEKVLSAKPRKRLQAQYAAWPNTPRPLAEWAALRAEIAKSYPYEHPLSLHYVPEAVSADLIEVPELRENLAGRTIGAWALDVDSIHFYWAELLRLRPEVIIECGSGTSTIMAGTYFKKTGINGQLISLEQSEEEKASIEATLKKLGLAEYVSVYYVPLGADQNYDFSTFSPEMDQKADLILVDGPRGSRLNTLPNLKNFAKSGARWFLDDALRDSEQSYLQAWSKEEGIAVEGVIPLGKGFGTGSIL; from the coding sequence ATGAAAAAGAAATCACTCTTCCGCAAGGGCCTGGAGAAGGTCCTATCTGCCAAGCCCCGCAAAAGATTACAGGCCCAATATGCCGCCTGGCCCAATACGCCCCGTCCCTTAGCAGAATGGGCGGCCCTAAGAGCCGAAATAGCCAAAAGCTACCCTTATGAGCATCCGCTATCCTTGCATTATGTGCCCGAGGCCGTTTCTGCGGACTTGATAGAGGTGCCTGAATTGCGGGAGAACCTAGCGGGTCGCACCATTGGGGCCTGGGCTTTGGATGTAGATAGCATTCATTTTTATTGGGCCGAGCTGCTGCGTTTGCGTCCAGAAGTCATTATAGAATGTGGTTCGGGGACCAGCACCATTATGGCGGGCACTTACTTCAAAAAGACGGGCATTAATGGGCAGTTAATCTCTTTGGAGCAATCGGAAGAAGAGAAGGCTAGTATAGAAGCCACCCTAAAGAAATTGGGTTTAGCAGAATACGTTTCGGTTTATTATGTTCCGCTTGGGGCCGACCAAAACTACGACTTTAGTACATTCTCTCCAGAGATGGACCAAAAGGCCGACCTTATTTTGGTAGATGGGCCAAGAGGGAGTCGGCTCAACACCCTTCCCAATCTGAAAAACTTTGCAAAATCTGGCGCTCGTTGGTTTCTAGACGATGCGCTTAGAGACAGCGAACAATCTTATCTACAGGCTTGGTCCAAAGAAGAGGGCATAGCTGTAGAGGGAGTCATTCCCTTGGGCAAAGGCTTTGGTACGGGCAGCATACTTTAG
- a CDS encoding thioredoxin domain-containing protein, with protein sequence MKYSNRLQKESSPYLQQHAHNPVDWYPWGQEALDKAKAENKMILLSIGYSTCHWCHVMEKESFEDPRVGEFMNQHFVSIKVDREERPDLDHIYMEAVQLVTGGQGGWPLNCFLLPNGRPFFGGTYFPPRRMQNRNSWMEVLGNLSKVWQEQPQTIIDQADKLYNFLQKGEDKMTEGIDFGQNGDSPFKASDWNYCLDQLADNFDEQAGGFGHSPKFPSVMSLRYLLNSYYYEKDQKAMQQLQFSLDAMIYGGIYDQLGGGFARYTVDRYWKIPHFEKMLYDNALLIGLLADSYKLTQKPLYAQTIAECWNWLQSEMQSPKGTYYSALDADSEGEEGKFYVWNWEELQRALANWPQPWKQIFLDFYDASPAGNWEGKIILRRPQSLAGFAQSRKLDPEELQQELDKIKAHLLGLRAQRIRPGRDEKIILSWNALLASALLKAYQAIRLPEYKKAAFGILEQIEKRLQNEKGQLLHSYAGDKIAPQLAFSDDYAFLIEAHLLAYEVSFEEKHLQRADQLMQACIADHSAEAGLFYYSSAQQTDILYRKKDLYDSATPSGNSSLMHNLEQLGILLDKAEYRERAAQMAAAMRKSIRKYPQSFGRWANFLFKILYPTKELAIVGPEFANWAAEMQSHFAPNLIYAATEKSSTLPLLAGREQADGQSKIFLCENYACQLPVDSVEEVWTKIKNK encoded by the coding sequence ATGAAATACAGCAACCGACTCCAAAAAGAAAGCAGCCCCTACCTACAACAACATGCCCACAACCCCGTCGACTGGTACCCCTGGGGCCAAGAAGCCCTAGACAAAGCCAAAGCCGAAAACAAAATGATCCTCCTCAGCATCGGCTACTCTACCTGCCATTGGTGCCATGTCATGGAAAAAGAATCCTTTGAAGACCCTAGGGTAGGGGAGTTCATGAACCAGCATTTTGTCAGCATCAAAGTGGACCGAGAAGAACGACCCGATTTGGACCATATCTACATGGAGGCTGTCCAATTAGTGACTGGCGGACAAGGCGGCTGGCCCCTCAACTGCTTTTTGCTCCCCAACGGCCGCCCCTTCTTTGGGGGCACCTACTTCCCGCCCCGCCGAATGCAAAACCGAAACTCCTGGATGGAAGTGCTCGGCAACCTCAGCAAGGTCTGGCAAGAACAACCCCAAACCATTATCGACCAAGCCGATAAACTCTACAACTTCTTGCAAAAAGGAGAAGACAAAATGACCGAGGGCATCGACTTTGGCCAAAATGGCGACTCGCCATTTAAGGCCAGCGACTGGAACTACTGTCTGGACCAACTGGCCGATAATTTTGACGAACAAGCTGGCGGCTTTGGCCACTCCCCAAAGTTTCCCTCCGTCATGTCTTTGCGCTACCTGCTCAATAGCTACTACTACGAAAAGGACCAAAAAGCTATGCAGCAGCTCCAATTCTCTCTAGATGCCATGATTTACGGCGGCATTTATGACCAATTGGGCGGTGGTTTTGCCCGCTATACCGTAGACCGCTACTGGAAAATTCCGCATTTTGAAAAAATGCTTTATGATAATGCCCTGCTCATTGGCCTCTTGGCCGATAGCTATAAACTGACCCAAAAACCACTCTACGCCCAAACCATTGCCGAATGCTGGAACTGGCTGCAGAGCGAAATGCAAAGCCCAAAAGGAACCTACTACTCGGCCCTAGATGCCGATTCTGAAGGCGAAGAAGGAAAGTTTTATGTCTGGAACTGGGAAGAACTGCAAAGGGCCCTCGCCAATTGGCCCCAACCCTGGAAACAAATCTTTTTAGACTTCTATGATGCCTCTCCGGCCGGAAACTGGGAGGGCAAAATCATCTTGCGCCGCCCCCAAAGTCTGGCCGGCTTTGCCCAAAGCCGCAAGCTAGATCCCGAAGAACTGCAACAAGAATTAGATAAAATTAAGGCACATTTGCTTGGCCTCAGAGCCCAGCGCATCCGCCCCGGCCGAGATGAGAAAATTATCCTCTCTTGGAATGCCCTTTTGGCCAGCGCCTTACTCAAAGCCTATCAGGCCATCCGCTTGCCCGAATATAAAAAGGCGGCTTTTGGCATTTTGGAGCAAATAGAAAAGCGCCTGCAAAATGAAAAAGGACAATTACTACATAGTTATGCTGGAGACAAAATTGCTCCACAACTCGCCTTTTCTGACGATTACGCCTTTTTGATAGAAGCCCATCTTTTGGCCTATGAAGTCAGCTTTGAGGAAAAGCATCTGCAGCGGGCCGACCAATTGATGCAAGCCTGCATAGCCGACCATTCGGCAGAAGCAGGCCTCTTTTATTATAGCTCTGCGCAACAGACTGATATTTTGTACCGCAAAAAAGACCTCTACGATAGCGCAACCCCCTCTGGAAACTCAAGCCTGATGCACAACTTAGAGCAGCTAGGCATCCTCCTAGATAAGGCCGAATATAGAGAACGAGCCGCCCAAATGGCCGCGGCTATGCGCAAAAGTATCCGCAAATATCCTCAGTCCTTTGGCCGATGGGCCAACTTTTTATTTAAGATTTTATACCCCACTAAAGAACTGGCTATTGTTGGCCCAGAGTTTGCTAACTGGGCCGCGGAAATGCAAAGTCACTTTGCCCCCAACCTGATCTACGCCGCTACCGAAAAGAGCTCTACGCTCCCCCTGCTAGCAGGAAGAGAACAAGCGGATGGCCAAAGCAAAATCTTCCTCTGTGAAAATTATGCCTGCCAACTGCCTGTAGATAGCGTAGAGGAAGTTTGGACTAAGATCAAAAATAAATAG
- a CDS encoding UDP-2,3-diacylglucosamine diphosphatase, producing MADKREIDILVLSDVHLGTQGSEANALLQYLQSLAPKMLILNGDIIDIWQFRKGYFPQAHWAVLRHFMNLAESGVPVYYLTGNHDDSLRRLTPFRLGNIYLQDKLLLELDGKRAWFFHGDAYDPSVHKGRFWAKIGGQFYDWSIMLNRGMNRLLKPLGVPPSQFSKRLKASVKAAVQKMNDFEQKAIEVGMAKGYDYVVCGHVHRPQHREIVTEFGQLTYLNSGDWMEHRSALEYVDKAWQLYHYRAEDFAAPACFEGVENNLEELLRSIEDGTLDRFSRL from the coding sequence ATGGCAGACAAAAGAGAAATCGACATATTGGTCCTTTCTGATGTGCATTTGGGCACGCAGGGCTCGGAGGCCAATGCCTTATTGCAATATTTGCAGAGCTTAGCGCCTAAAATGCTCATCTTGAATGGGGACATTATAGACATTTGGCAATTTCGGAAGGGGTATTTTCCGCAGGCCCATTGGGCTGTTTTGCGGCACTTCATGAACTTGGCCGAGTCGGGGGTGCCTGTTTACTACTTAACGGGCAACCATGACGATAGTCTGCGTCGGTTGACTCCTTTTCGTTTGGGTAACATCTACTTACAGGACAAACTGCTTTTGGAGTTGGATGGCAAGCGGGCTTGGTTCTTTCATGGCGACGCTTATGACCCCTCGGTACATAAGGGGCGTTTTTGGGCCAAGATAGGGGGGCAATTTTACGATTGGAGCATTATGTTGAACCGGGGGATGAACCGTTTGTTGAAGCCTTTGGGGGTACCCCCTAGTCAGTTTTCTAAGCGATTGAAGGCCTCGGTAAAGGCGGCGGTACAAAAAATGAATGACTTTGAGCAAAAAGCGATTGAGGTGGGTATGGCCAAGGGCTACGACTATGTAGTTTGCGGGCATGTGCATCGGCCTCAGCATCGGGAGATAGTGACAGAGTTTGGTCAATTGACCTACTTAAACTCAGGAGATTGGATGGAGCACCGTTCGGCTTTAGAGTATGTAGACAAAGCTTGGCAGCTCTATCATTATCGGGCCGAGGATTTTGCGGCTCCGGCCTGTTTTGAGGGGGTAGAGAACAACTTAGAAGAGCTTCTTAGGAGCATAGAGGATGGTACTTTGGACCGTTTTTCTCGGCTTTAG